The genomic window TTGATAAAGACCAAGAAGATATCATTGGCGAAGTTGGAAATATCACGATGTCCCAAGCAGCAACCACACTATCGTCTATTTTGAACCACCGAGTCACGATTACCACACCACGCGTCTCTTGTGTCAAGTTTGAAGAAATTATCAAAGAGAGTACAACGCCTAAAGTGGTGACAACAATCGAATTTAAAGCCGGTTTAGTCGGCAGTAACTTGTTAATGATGGATGTTAATGATGCAATTATTATTGCTGATTTAATGATGGATGGCGATGGTGATGCGACTGGAAAAGAGTTTGGTGAGTTAGAATTAAGTGCCGTTGGCGAAGCGATGAATCAAATGATTGGTTCATCTTCAACAGCGATGGCAACCATGTTAGAACGAACTGTCGATATTCTACCGCCAGACGTTGAAGTTTGGGAAGACATCGATGCGGTCCAATATGATAAAATCGCTGCGGATACGGTTGTCTGTAAGATTTCCTTCAAAATGACTGTCGATGATCTAATCGAAAGTGAAATCATGCAAATTTTCACATTAGATACCGTTAATGATATTTCGACCATCATGATGGGTAGCAACGACGCAGAAGTCTTAGACCATAAAAAGCCTGTTGCTCCAATTCAACAACCCATTCAAGAACAAAAAACAAAGCCAACAGCACAAACCGAACCAAACGATAGAGTAGCCATCCAATCACCTGGCTTCCAAGAATTAACCGATAACAACACATCAAATAATATCAATAACCTGGATCTAATCATGGATGTCCCATTGCACTTCAGTGTCATGCTAGGCGAAAAACAAAAATCAATCAAAGATATCCTATCACTAGGCACAGGCTCAGTCGTTGAACTAGATAAAATGACTGACGAACCCCTTCAAATATTTGTTAACAATAAACTAATCGCAGAAGGCGAAGTCGTCGTCATCAACGAAAGCTTCGGCGTCCGAATCACCAACATCCTAAGCCAAGAACAAAGAATCAAGAAACTAAAGTAAAAAACCAGGATGTGGAGAACTCTGTTCAGTCATGAAAGAAAAATAGGAAATGACAAAGAGGATGCTTTTTATCCTCACAGTCATTTATCATTTTTCCGAATGACTAGAGTTCGGAACTCAACTAAAGTAGGATGTGTAGTGCTCTTGCCAGCTCTGACAGGAAAATGAAAAATTACCGCAAGAGGCCACCGGCCTCGAGGATACTTTTGAATTTTCCCAAAGAGCTAGAGTACGCAACTCAACTTAGGAAGATGCGAAGAACGCTGCATAGGTACGACAGAAAATTAGAAAAATTACCGCAAAAGGCTGCAAGCCTTGAGGATAATTTTGTCTATTTTTCCGAGTGCCTAGCGTTCGTAGCTCATTTAAGAATAGGCACAGCCCTAAAAGAACCGATACTACGTATCTTTCAACCTAGTAACACCACTAAAAAAGAACTGAAACAATTTGTTTCAGTTCTTTTTGCTTTTTAATTAAGATTAGTGATTGTTTCGTTTCGCCATTTTATGTAGAATGAAATTAGTTTAGCTCTTTTAAATTTTTGAAAAATATTAAGGGTTAAGTTTCATAAACATTATCCGATATGGATTAAGAAGAAGAAAATAAGTCTATTAATCACTTATGAAACTGAATTTAACCCTAAAAATAAACTTTAAAAGTAGAAAAACTCAAAAGGAGTGCTGAAAGATGAAAATTGAAAATGGCTATAATAGCTACTTAAACGCGGTTCGTCAAAGCAAAGACAATATACCAACAAAAAATCTATCATCTAAAACTGAGCAGGTAAAAAAAGAAAATTCTGTTCAGGTCAATATTTCAGATACAGCTAAAAAAATGGCTCAAGCAAAATCTGCCGGTTCAAAAGATATCGATATCGAAGCGATTAAAAAATCTGTCATGGATGGAACCTACAGCGTTTCACCTGAAAAAATCGCTCAAGGTATGATCAATGCTATGAATGAGCAAGGGAAGTAAGGATAATAATGAAAAAACCAACTCAAGTGATCGAAATACTAAAAAAATTCAAAACAGTCTTACTAGCAGAAAAAAAAGCCCTAATAAAAAATGATAGTGCTAAAGTTATCGCTGTAATAGCAGAAAAAGAAACCTTTATGGAAGTTCTTCCAACGCTTGATGCAAAAGAACTCAATAAAGAAGACTTGTCTGGGATTGTGGAAGAAATAAAACAATTACAAGAGACGAACTTATTGCTAACAAAGCAAGCTTTGCAGTATCAAGGAAAAATGATGGAAGCTATCACAGATAGCGCCAAGACATCAGGTTCAACCTACTCTAAGAACGGGCAATACAGTGCTGAAAAACAATCATCGATTATCGATCAATCCCTATAAGAAGGTGGAAAAGAAATGTCAGGTTTATTTGGAATATTAAATAACTCATCAAAGGCTTTAAATGTTCAGCAATCGGCTCTGCAAACAACTAGTCATAACGTAGCTAATGCAAATACAGAAGGCTATTCAAGACAAAAAGTAAATATGGTAGCGGAGAATCCTTATACTGTTTCTGGCATCGGTCAATTAGGAACAGGGGTAAGAATTTCTTCTGTTGTTCGAATTGTCGACCCTTATGTTAATAATCAGTTGCGAAATGAAAACTCTTCTTTAGAGATGCACAAACAAAAATCGGATGTTCTCGGTCAGTTAGAAGTTGTTTTCAACGAACCTTCAGAGACTGGATTAAATAAAAGCATCAGTCAAGTCTTCTCTTCATGGACTCACTTAGCTTCTAACCCAGAATTAGCTGCTGCTAAGACAATGGTCGTTCAAAATTCAGAGAACTTTACAGACAACCTACACCATATGTCCAATCAAATAGAAAAATTGTACGATGGAACGGTTAAGAGTATTGAAAAAGACGTGTTAGATTTTAATGCTAAAGTAGGACAGTTAAGTTCGTTAAACAAGCAAATTTTTAATGTAGCAGTAAAAGGTGAATCACCAAACGATTTATTGGATCAACAAGATAAGATATTGGGTGAGTTAGCCGGAATTACTGGTGTAGAAGCTAGTTACGATAAATTTAACCGTATAAGCATCACTGTTGGTGGAGAACAAGTGTTAAATGGAAACTCTATAAAAACACTCGGAACATCTTCTGACTCTGTAGGTGGATTAGTCGTTAATCAAGAGGGTGGCGAGAAAACAGCTATTGCAATCAAAACCGGTAGTATCAAAGGCTCACAAGAAGCACTAGTAGAAATTGACAATAAAAAACAAGATTTAAACGATTTAGCATTCAATTTTGCGACTGCAGTAAATACGATACATAGCGACAACAAAGAAGGAATCCCATTCTTTGATCTGGACTCAACAAAAGATGGCAATTATGCTTCATCCATTACTGTAAATTCAGTAATCTTAAATGATGTGACTAAAATCAATGCTGGGAAAAATATTAAAGAAGGAGAAGTTGTCGGTGGTGATGGAACACGTGCTCAAGCGATAGCATCTTTACAAAACACATTACTAGGTGATCCAAAAACGGATATAAAGTACAATAAAGATACTATGTCTATTACTAATGTAGTTGGTGGCTCTACGGTATCAGGAGCCTACAATAATACCGTAACTGAAATGGGAATTGTGAAGCAACAAGCCGACAATATGGCTGAAAGCCAAGAAGGTTTAGTTAGTCTCTTGAAAGCTCGTCGTGAATCTATTTCGGGTGTATCTATTAACGAGGAAGTAGCCGATACAATGAAATACCAAACGGCATTTCAAGCTAATTCTCGTATCATTTCCGTCGTATCAGAAATGCTCGATACGTTAATCAATCGAACAGGGGTGTAATTCATGCGTGTAACAGATTCTTTAATGTCACAAAGTTTTTTAAGAAACTTAAGTACCAACACGAAAAAAATGTTGAAGTATCAAGAACAGCTGTCAACGCAAAAAGAAGTGAACAAGCCTTCTGATGATCCACTACGCATTTCTAAAATTTTAGACTTAAACAATACGATTATCCAAAATGACCAATACAAAACAACGATTAGTGATGCTGTTCAGTGGACGAATGTCCAAGATTCAGCTTTAAGTAGTACAACAAAGTCTTTACAACGAATAAAAACATTGATTCAATCTTCTGCTAATGGCACAATGACTCACTCTGATCGTCAAGCCAATAAAGCTGAGATTGAGTCAGAAATTCATGGAGTAGTAGATGCATTAAATACAAACTTTGGTGGACGATATGTCTTTGCAGGAATGAATACAACAGAAGTTCCATTTGAAGTTAAATCTGTAGATGGTGAAATTACTGAAATTATTTATAGTGGAACAAAGGAAACTGATGGGAATACCAATTTATCTCGGGAAATTGCACCAGGAGTTTCAATAGAATTGAATACTGATGGAAATGCACTGATGAACGAAAAAGGTACAAAAGAAAAACCCAATAATTTAGGTTCCTTTTTTAATGATGTATTGAAAGCTTTGGATTCAGATGATACTGAAGAATTATCTGGATTATTAGATAGAGCCGATCAGCAACTTGAAAATGTTGTATCCAATCGTTCTAAAACCGGAGCAATTTTCAATCGGTTAGAAGCAACATCAGAGCGTAATAACAGCGAGAAGTTAAATCTTAAAACGATGTTATCTGAAAACCAAGATATTGATCTAGCTGAAAAATATATGGAGTTTACAATGGAACAAACAGCGTATCAAGCTTCTTTATCAATGGGTACAAAAATTTTACAAACGAATATCTTGAACTATCTATAATAGATGGTTCAATTTTTTTGTAAAGTTTTACTATTCACACTTAAGTCTAATTCAAACTCACCGATATAGGGGATAGAAGGCAAGTTATTCTACTAAATATAAAAAAATATTAAAATATAAATAATAAAAAACACTTAACAGAAGATTAATCATGCCGATATAAAAGGTAGAAGGCAACACCTTCACAAATAGACTCTAGGAGGAACATTATCATGAGAATTAATACAAATACAGCAGCAATGAATACTTATTCTAACCTTACATCAGCTAACGCTTCAAAAAGCAACTCATTAGCTAAATTATCATCAGGTCTACGCATCAATAAAGCAGGAGACGACGCAGCTGGTTTAGCTATTTCAGAAAAGATGAAAAATCAAGTTAGCGGAATGACTCAAGCTTCACGTAACGCACAAGATGGTATTTCTTTAATTCAAACAGCTGAAGGTGCTTTATCTGAAACACACAGTATCTTAAATCGTATGCGTGACTTAACGGTTCAATCATCTAATGACACAAACACCATAGATGATAAAAAAGCTATACAATCAGAAATCAATTCTCTAACTAGTGAAATCGACCGTATTGCTTCTGATACAGAGTTTAATACGAAAGGTTTAATGAATGGCGGAGAGATTACTAGTGGATCTATAACTGATGCAAAATTAGACTATACAGCTTTAACCTCGGCATACGCAACAACAGGCGCTACTGGAGTAACATTTACAAGTGGAGCAGATACAGCACCCACTCTTGAGAAAATAAGCAAGAGTGATTTAAATAAAACTGTAGATTCATATAATTTGAAAAATGATATTTCAATAGATGATACTGATGGAACTGTTGGTGGTTCAGGTGGAGTTGACCTTGCGGAATTAACTAAGATCTATGACGCAGTGGCAGGGAATACTACTCCAACCACAGCTTTTGCTGATACTAGTGCAGCAAAAACTGCATTAGCTGCATTAACTACTACTCAAAAAACTGATATTAATGAAAAATATAATACATCTAAAGATATATCAGTAAGTGACATCAAAGAAGCAAAAACAACAAAATTTTCTTTCCAAATTGGCGCAAATGCAGGTCAAAAAATTGATGTTGAAATTGCAAATTTAAGTAAAAAAGGTTTAGAATTGACTGATTTAGATGTAGTAAATGGAGATACAGATAAGATATTAGAAAAATTAGATGAAGCTATTGGTACTGTTTCTTCACAACGTGCTAACTTAGGTGCTGTTCAAAATCGTTTAGATCACACAGTATCTAACCTAGCAACAACAAAAGAAAACTTATCAGAAGCTAATTCACGCATTACTGACGTAGATATGGCTGAAGAAATGATGAGCTTTACGAAATCAAACATCCTTTCTCAAGCATCAACTTCAATGTTGGCTCAAGCAAACCAAATGCCTCAAAGTGTCCTTTCATTATTACAATAATCAACTAAAACAGTTTAAACAGATTTCACAAAAAGCCGGCGCTTTGCCGGCTTTTAGTTTATAATGGAGTTTGTTTGCCAGAAGAATGGAGAAGACAGAGATGGATATTGTTCAAGCTATCAATACTGTGCTTCAAACACGTCCGATTGGGATTGAATCAAGTACTCAATCTAAATTCAAAGAAGAAAAAACTCAATATCAGCAAGAACAGTCACAAGAAGTGGTTTTTTCCAAAGAAGAATTGCAAAAAAAAGTAGATGAAATAAATGAGTATGTTCTAGGCTTCAATGCACAATTTTCATTTAAAGTGCACGAAGGAACAGGGAGAACATTTGTACGGTTGATTGACATGCAGACACACGATATTATCAAAGAAATTCCACCAGAAAAAATGATGGATGTTGTCGCTGGAATATGGGATTTAATGGGTATTGTAGTAGATAGAAAGGAATGAGAGCATGGCAAATGATTTAAGTTTTATGGGATCGTATTCAGGAATTGATATGAATACCGTTGACTCATTGATTCAAGCAGAGTCAGGTAAATTAGTGAAATTTACCAATAAACAAGCCAGTTTAACAACTGAGAAAAATGCATGGAAAGATATTAATACACGTTTAAGTAGTTTGTATGAAAAATTAGGAAGCTTACAAGAAGAAAAGACCTTTCAATCTAGAAACACGACAAGTTCTGATGCAACTAAACTAGCTATTTCCGCAAAAGAAAATGCTCTATTGGGTGATTATTCTGTTGAAGTAAAAAAATTAGCTACTTCTACTACAATAACTTCTGGAAAAATCCCGGCTGCAGAAAATAAATCGATTAAAGATGCACTAGATTTATCGGGAGACTTCACAATTAGCAATGATGAAGATAGTAAGGCTGAACCTGCAAAAGTAACATTTAGTATTGATATCAAAGCTGAAGATAGTTTGAAAGATGTTGCAAGTAAGATAAATGAGCAAACCAAAGCATCTGGCATTCAAGCCAAAATAGTCGATAGGCAAATTATTTTGACCGATACTAAAATGGGAGATCGTACATTTACCGTTGGGGGAGACCTTACTGAAAAATTAGGATTTAATAAAGATTCAGTACTTATAGAAAATAGACCGGATAGTACTACAGGTCAAAAGTCTGAAATAATTGTTGATGGAATAACGATTACTAAAGATACCAATACGATTGAAGATGCAATTGATGGCGTTACGCTAACGCTTAAAGAACTCAGTGAAACAGGTAAATCAATGACTGTAACAGTAAAAGAAGACACAGCGAAAACAGAGAAAGCAATCCAAGATGTAGTCGACCAATACAATTCTATTTTATCTTTTGTAGGAGAACAACTGAGTGTTGGTGATCCTTCGGCAGAAAAAAATAAAACCGGTGCTTTAGTCGGGGATAGTTCATTGATGCGTTTGGAAACCGGTCTTCGTTCTTTAATGACCGCCAATGTGAATAACGGCAGTACGTCTGTAAAAAATATGAAAGACCTAGGTATCTCGGTTGACCGAGAAGGAAAAGCTACGTTAGATACAAAAAAATTAAAAGAAGCGTTAGCAACAAATCCTACTGCTGTGAAAAACCTTTTCTTTGCAGCTGAAAAAGTAGAAACAGACGTTGAAGGTGAACCGTTAATGACTGCTGAAAAAGAAAACGGTATGGCGCAAAAAATGCGTTCATTGATTAATAGTTATATCTCTGATAAAACGGGTATTATTACAAATAAATCTAGTACTTTTGATAATGAGATTAAAGACATTAGTAAAAGTATTACAAGTTTTAATGAACGCTTAGAGAAAAAGCGCGCAAATTATATCGCGATGTTTACTCGCTTAGATACCGTTATGATGGAAGCCGAATCACAAATGGCTTATTTAAACAGCCAATTCAATCCACCAAGTAAATAATAGTTCTAAAAAAGGATGTTTTATAATGACAACAACTAAACACTGGAACCAAATGCGTTCTGAATTGTTGGAAAAGATGTATCAAGTCGTGACCTCCTGGGATGGAACAACCCAAGAAGCTTTAGTCATCACTGAAAAAAACCAAGAAATATTAATACATTGGCAAAACATGACGAAACAAGTAGGCAATGAAGAATTTTTGCCTTATACTGAAATCGAAAAAGAAAAACAAACAGAAATTTTGAGTTTCCAACAAAGAATGATCGCTTCTATCAGTAATGAACGTTTGGTAGTGATGTCTCAAATGAAACAGATCAACCAAAAAAATAAAGTGCGAGACAATTATGTTTCAGTGAAACGTGATTCGCTGTTTATTGACAAAGGTTTATAAAAAACAACCGGTCATCTTAGAAACAAGAAGAGACTAAGATAACCGCTACATATGATTTACTACAATAAGAAAATAAAGGAGAACAAACCTATGGGCTACAGAAACGTGCCAAATGTTTACAAACAAAACCAAATCTTAAACGCAACACCAAAAAAATTAGTCATCATGCTTTATGAAGGAGCCATCAAAAACTTGAAATTAGCTGAACTCTCAGCTGCTGATAAGAAAATTGAAGCAACCAGTAATGCCTTAATTAAAGCCCAAGAGATTATTCAAGAATTAATCGTGACGTTAGATTTTAAAAATGGTGGCGAAGTAGCGGAGAATTTAAACCAATTATATGATTATTTTATAACGGAGTTAATTAAATCCAATCGTTCTAAGGATCCAGAGAGCATGAAAAAAATTCGTGAGTCTTTAGAAGAGCTGCGCGATACGTGGCTAGAGATTTAAATTGAATTGTCGATTTTTAGACACATTTCGTTAATTTTTTAGACGTTTTTAAAAGGCCTTGAATTAATAGTGTTATCTTTACTTTTTCATAAAAGTAAAGATTTTTATTTTGTTTGAAAAGTAAGCGCTTAATGATAGTTGGAACCTTGACAACAGTTTTTTTCATAAACTAATGTCAAGTCTTTTTTTTATTTTAAAAAAATAATGAAAAATTGCTAAAAAATTAAACAAACAAAAGTTATTGCTCAATGAATTTAATTCGGTTATACTAACATTCGTGGAGAGAGAAGTAGATTTTTATTCAAAAATCCATACGTTATTTTAATATAAATACATAACGTACGTATTATTTTGGCAAATGTCTATTTTCTTTAAGCTAAATAAGTTTAAACGATAAAAACTATTTCGCAATGGGGGATATAAAATGAGTAATTCTGCGTACAATTTAATTAAGAATGCCCTTGATGCTACAGAGTTAAGACAGCAAATGATTTCAAGTAATATTGCTAATGTTAATACGCCTGACTATAAAGTAAATAAGGTTGATTTTGAAAATAGATTAGAAAAAGCCTATGACGGAATCGGAATGACAAAAACGAATGTCCGACATATTGGAATTGGCAATCCGGATGAGGTTACGGCGGTTGTGACAAAACGAACAAATTCTATTGTGAAAGAAAACGGAAATAATGTAGACATTGATATGGAAATGACCGATGAAGCTGCAACAACGATTCAATATAACGCTCTTATCACGCAACTAAATGCCAAGTATTCTATGATTCATAGCGCCATCACAAAATGATTCAACAATCTGGAGGACGAAATAATGTCGATTTTTAATTCCTTACATATTAACGCGAGCGGCTTAGGCTTGGAAAGATTGAAATTAGATACAATATCGACTAATATTGCTAACATTAACACTACGCGAACAGAAGATGGTGGGGCTTTCATAAAAAAAGAAGTGCTTTTCGAAGAAAGTTTAAAACAAGTTAAATCTCCTTTTACAGGAAATATGGAGAAAAAAAGTTTCGGAGTAAAAGCAACTGAAATAGCAGAAAATGAAGACGGAATCGTCATTGAATACAATCCGACTCATCCAGATGCCGATGAAAACGGCTATCTACAATTATCAAATGTCAATATGGCTGATGAGATGATTGAGATGATAACAGCTCAACGCAGCTATGATGCGAACGTTACAGCTATGAATGCGAGTAAAGAAATGTTAAAAAAAGCTTTAGAAATTAGAACAAATTAATAAATAATAGACATAGAGGAGAATGCAAGTGAATATAGAAAAATTAGCAACTAGTCTATTAACCGGCGAGAGTAAACCGGTTACACAAGCGATGAAAGCGCAAGAAGCACCAGAATCTGGCTCGTTTTCAGGGATGGTTGAACAAGCAATGGTAAATCTAAATGATAAACAATTGGCAGCCGATCAAGCTGTTCAAGGTCTTGCAGCAGGTGATGCTGACAATTTACATACGGTTATGATTCGTACATCAGAAGCTCAATTAACATTAGATCTAGCCTTACAAATGAGAAACAAATGCTTAGAAGCATATAACGAAGTTAAAAATATGCAATTTTAATGAGTAATCAAGGGAGCTACAGCACTAATGGGAAATTTTCAAAAAACATGGAATGGGATCAAAGAAGGTTGGAATGGTATAGGTAGACAAAAGCGTGCTAGCTTAGTCATCTTACTCATTTTGATTGCCTCAACTGTAATAGGATTAACGTATTACACACAAAAAGTAGAGTATGCAACGTTGTTTTCTAATCTAGAAGAGACAGATGCAGGAGTCATTGTGAATGATTTAAAAACTAAAAAAGTAAAATACAAACTAGAAGAGAATGGAACAACTATATTGGTTGATAAGAATCAAGTAGATACTTACCGAATCGATCTAGCCGTTAACGATATGTTGCCACAAAACTCAACGGGTTTTGAGATTTTTGATACGACAAGTATGATGGCTACCGATGAAGATCGAAAGATTATGTATCAACGGGCAGTGACTGGAGAACTGGAACGATCTATTTCAGCATTGGATTCAATTGAAACCGCTAAAGTCTTATTGTCTATGCCAAAAGAGAGTGTGTTTACTAGTCAAGAAGACAAATCAAAGGCATCCGCATCGGTTGTCTTAACAACGAGTAACGGTAAAATACCAGACAGTTCGGCTGTTCAAGGCATTGCTTCATTGATTGCTGGTGCAGTTGAAAATTTACCTAAAGAAAACATCAAAATAGTCGACACAAAAGGCAACTTGTTAAGTGCCGCCCTAGAAGACGATGCTAGTTTGAATGCAACTGATATGGTGAGCAAATATCAAGCAATTAAAAATAGATACGAACAAGAATTAGAAGAAAAGTTAATCGATACACTGGGTCCTATTTTCGGAACAGAGAATGTCAATGTTGCAGTGAGTGCAGATTTAAACTTTGATTCAGTTCAAAAAGAAAATGTGACGTATTCAGATGAACCAGTCTTGAGAAGTGAAACTGTTTCTGCTAGTGGTGGAACGATTGATGTTGCTGGAGGAATTGGAACCGATAATGTGGTTAATGAAATCATCGAAGGCGAAGGTGGAGTAAGTTCTTCCTATGACCGCACAGCTAATTATGAGTTGGACACAGAGACAACCAGTACAGCTAAAGCACCTGGTTCACTTAACCAATTGTCGACGTCGATTATTTTAAACAAAACCTTAAGCAAAGCGGAAGAAGATCAAGTCCAAGAAATTGTTAAA from Carnobacterium iners includes these protein-coding regions:
- the fliY gene encoding flagellar motor switch phosphatase FliY, with the protein product MSNEMLSQEEIDAMLNGPTETLTDTMNVIDKDQEDIIGEVGNITMSQAATTLSSILNHRVTITTPRVSCVKFEEIIKESTTPKVVTTIEFKAGLVGSNLLMMDVNDAIIIADLMMDGDGDATGKEFGELELSAVGEAMNQMIGSSSTAMATMLERTVDILPPDVEVWEDIDAVQYDKIAADTVVCKISFKMTVDDLIESEIMQIFTLDTVNDISTIMMGSNDAEVLDHKKPVAPIQQPIQEQKTKPTAQTEPNDRVAIQSPGFQELTDNNTSNNINNLDLIMDVPLHFSVMLGEKQKSIKDILSLGTGSVVELDKMTDEPLQIFVNNKLIAEGEVVVINESFGVRITNILSQEQRIKKLK
- the flgM gene encoding flagellar biosynthesis anti-sigma factor FlgM; translation: MKIENGYNSYLNAVRQSKDNIPTKNLSSKTEQVKKENSVQVNISDTAKKMAQAKSAGSKDIDIEAIKKSVMDGTYSVSPEKIAQGMINAMNEQGK
- a CDS encoding flagellar export chaperone FlgN — encoded protein: MKKPTQVIEILKKFKTVLLAEKKALIKNDSAKVIAVIAEKETFMEVLPTLDAKELNKEDLSGIVEEIKQLQETNLLLTKQALQYQGKMMEAITDSAKTSGSTYSKNGQYSAEKQSSIIDQSL
- the flgK gene encoding flagellar hook-associated protein FlgK; the encoded protein is MSGLFGILNNSSKALNVQQSALQTTSHNVANANTEGYSRQKVNMVAENPYTVSGIGQLGTGVRISSVVRIVDPYVNNQLRNENSSLEMHKQKSDVLGQLEVVFNEPSETGLNKSISQVFSSWTHLASNPELAAAKTMVVQNSENFTDNLHHMSNQIEKLYDGTVKSIEKDVLDFNAKVGQLSSLNKQIFNVAVKGESPNDLLDQQDKILGELAGITGVEASYDKFNRISITVGGEQVLNGNSIKTLGTSSDSVGGLVVNQEGGEKTAIAIKTGSIKGSQEALVEIDNKKQDLNDLAFNFATAVNTIHSDNKEGIPFFDLDSTKDGNYASSITVNSVILNDVTKINAGKNIKEGEVVGGDGTRAQAIASLQNTLLGDPKTDIKYNKDTMSITNVVGGSTVSGAYNNTVTEMGIVKQQADNMAESQEGLVSLLKARRESISGVSINEEVADTMKYQTAFQANSRIISVVSEMLDTLINRTGV
- the flgL gene encoding flagellar hook-associated protein FlgL, with protein sequence MRVTDSLMSQSFLRNLSTNTKKMLKYQEQLSTQKEVNKPSDDPLRISKILDLNNTIIQNDQYKTTISDAVQWTNVQDSALSSTTKSLQRIKTLIQSSANGTMTHSDRQANKAEIESEIHGVVDALNTNFGGRYVFAGMNTTEVPFEVKSVDGEITEIIYSGTKETDGNTNLSREIAPGVSIELNTDGNALMNEKGTKEKPNNLGSFFNDVLKALDSDDTEELSGLLDRADQQLENVVSNRSKTGAIFNRLEATSERNNSEKLNLKTMLSENQDIDLAEKYMEFTMEQTAYQASLSMGTKILQTNILNYL
- a CDS encoding flagellin; the protein is MRINTNTAAMNTYSNLTSANASKSNSLAKLSSGLRINKAGDDAAGLAISEKMKNQVSGMTQASRNAQDGISLIQTAEGALSETHSILNRMRDLTVQSSNDTNTIDDKKAIQSEINSLTSEIDRIASDTEFNTKGLMNGGEITSGSITDAKLDYTALTSAYATTGATGVTFTSGADTAPTLEKISKSDLNKTVDSYNLKNDISIDDTDGTVGGSGGVDLAELTKIYDAVAGNTTPTTAFADTSAAKTALAALTTTQKTDINEKYNTSKDISVSDIKEAKTTKFSFQIGANAGQKIDVEIANLSKKGLELTDLDVVNGDTDKILEKLDEAIGTVSSQRANLGAVQNRLDHTVSNLATTKENLSEANSRITDVDMAEEMMSFTKSNILSQASTSMLAQANQMPQSVLSLLQ
- a CDS encoding flagellar protein FlaG, whose amino-acid sequence is MEKTEMDIVQAINTVLQTRPIGIESSTQSKFKEEKTQYQQEQSQEVVFSKEELQKKVDEINEYVLGFNAQFSFKVHEGTGRTFVRLIDMQTHDIIKEIPPEKMMDVVAGIWDLMGIVVDRKE
- the fliD gene encoding flagellar filament capping protein FliD; translated protein: MANDLSFMGSYSGIDMNTVDSLIQAESGKLVKFTNKQASLTTEKNAWKDINTRLSSLYEKLGSLQEEKTFQSRNTTSSDATKLAISAKENALLGDYSVEVKKLATSTTITSGKIPAAENKSIKDALDLSGDFTISNDEDSKAEPAKVTFSIDIKAEDSLKDVASKINEQTKASGIQAKIVDRQIILTDTKMGDRTFTVGGDLTEKLGFNKDSVLIENRPDSTTGQKSEIIVDGITITKDTNTIEDAIDGVTLTLKELSETGKSMTVTVKEDTAKTEKAIQDVVDQYNSILSFVGEQLSVGDPSAEKNKTGALVGDSSLMRLETGLRSLMTANVNNGSTSVKNMKDLGISVDREGKATLDTKKLKEALATNPTAVKNLFFAAEKVETDVEGEPLMTAEKENGMAQKMRSLINSYISDKTGIITNKSSTFDNEIKDISKSITSFNERLEKKRANYIAMFTRLDTVMMEAESQMAYLNSQFNPPSK
- the fliS gene encoding flagellar export chaperone FliS encodes the protein MGYRNVPNVYKQNQILNATPKKLVIMLYEGAIKNLKLAELSAADKKIEATSNALIKAQEIIQELIVTLDFKNGGEVAENLNQLYDYFITELIKSNRSKDPESMKKIRESLEELRDTWLEI
- the flgB gene encoding flagellar basal body rod protein FlgB — its product is MSNSAYNLIKNALDATELRQQMISSNIANVNTPDYKVNKVDFENRLEKAYDGIGMTKTNVRHIGIGNPDEVTAVVTKRTNSIVKENGNNVDIDMEMTDEAATTIQYNALITQLNAKYSMIHSAITK
- the flgC gene encoding flagellar basal body rod protein FlgC, yielding MSIFNSLHINASGLGLERLKLDTISTNIANINTTRTEDGGAFIKKEVLFEESLKQVKSPFTGNMEKKSFGVKATEIAENEDGIVIEYNPTHPDADENGYLQLSNVNMADEMIEMITAQRSYDANVTAMNASKEMLKKALEIRTN
- the fliE gene encoding flagellar hook-basal body complex protein FliE, translated to MNIEKLATSLLTGESKPVTQAMKAQEAPESGSFSGMVEQAMVNLNDKQLAADQAVQGLAAGDADNLHTVMIRTSEAQLTLDLALQMRNKCLEAYNEVKNMQF